In one window of Chryseobacterium sp. JV274 DNA:
- the ribH gene encoding 6,7-dimethyl-8-ribityllumazine synthase produces the protein MATVNLSDYKPLHITNAEDFSIGIVFSEWNDFVTYNLRDAALEILEKEGVKPENIKLFPVPGAFELNYASMQLCKERKYDAVISIGCVIRGETPHFDYVCSAVAQGIKDCNIMTDTPTIFCVLTDDTKEQSIARSGGDLGNKGVEAAVTALRMIDFKKKLSDKKGNIGFGHS, from the coding sequence ATGGCAACAGTTAATCTTTCCGATTACAAGCCACTTCATATAACTAATGCCGAAGATTTTTCTATCGGCATTGTTTTTTCTGAGTGGAATGATTTTGTAACGTACAATCTTCGTGATGCAGCCTTGGAAATTCTTGAAAAAGAAGGGGTAAAACCTGAAAACATCAAACTTTTCCCTGTTCCGGGAGCCTTTGAACTCAACTATGCAAGCATGCAGCTTTGCAAAGAAAGAAAATATGATGCAGTAATTTCTATCGGGTGTGTGATCCGTGGGGAAACACCTCATTTTGACTACGTGTGTTCTGCAGTAGCACAGGGAATCAAAGACTGTAACATTATGACTGACACCCCTACTATTTTCTGCGTATTGACAGATGATACCAAAGAGCAGTCTATCGCAAGAAGCGGTGGTGATCTTGGAAACAAAGGGGTAGAAGCAGCCGTTACCGCTTTAAGAATGATTGATTTCAAAAAGAAATTATCTGACAAAAAAGGAAATATCGGTTTCGGACACTCTTAA
- a CDS encoding tetratricopeptide repeat protein, with translation MAKLGKSAQNEQEGKETVEFFKDLDREALNTERFVEKYSKPLGFVFGALILAVLGFFAYKQFIVAPKNAEAVKSFLSAQKSLTEGKDKDALGGKSAANPGFVGTYNEYSSTKIGKLSSYNAGLLKFKEGKFQEAYDLLDQFSSDNKTLVAMKFGAMADAKSGLNKNDEALALLDKAATASDDPYTTYYFTRKAGIVALGLKKNAEAKKYFSAIDEKYQDYDNGMSDSYIEMTKYY, from the coding sequence ATGGCAAAATTGGGAAAGAGTGCTCAGAACGAGCAAGAAGGTAAAGAAACGGTTGAGTTCTTTAAAGACCTTGACAGAGAAGCTTTAAACACTGAAAGATTTGTTGAAAAATATTCAAAACCTCTAGGTTTTGTATTTGGAGCATTAATTTTAGCAGTGTTAGGATTCTTCGCTTACAAGCAATTTATAGTTGCTCCAAAGAACGCTGAAGCTGTGAAAAGTTTCCTTTCTGCTCAAAAAAGTCTTACTGAAGGTAAGGATAAAGATGCTTTGGGTGGAAAATCTGCAGCTAACCCAGGTTTTGTAGGTACATATAACGAATATTCTTCTACTAAAATCGGTAAACTTTCATCTTATAATGCAGGTTTATTGAAGTTCAAAGAAGGAAAATTCCAGGAAGCTTATGATCTTTTAGACCAGTTTTCATCTGACAACAAAACTTTAGTAGCAATGAAATTCGGAGCTATGGCAGATGCAAAATCAGGTCTTAACAAAAACGATGAAGCTTTAGCTTTATTAGACAAAGCAGCAACCGCTTCTGATGATCCGTATACAACATACTATTTCACAAGAAAAGCAGGTATCGTTGCTTTAGGATTAAAGAAAAATGCAGAAGCTAAAAAATACTTCTCTGCAATTGATGAGAAATATCAGGACTACGACAACGGAATGTCTGATTCTTATATTGAAATGACTAAATATTACTAA
- a CDS encoding adenine phosphoribosyltransferase, whose protein sequence is MASAELIKKLEETIENIPDFPIPGIQFKDISPIFLDPKLYEDVIADLAAFSKGKVDAVCGIESRGYLFGIAIAVALEVPFILIRKAGKLPPPVISEKYDLEYGSAIIETREGQIKPGQRILIHDDLLATGGTTEAAAKLVEKQGATVSQFSFLIGLKDLNGDEKLKKFGAEVYHVLGY, encoded by the coding sequence ATGGCTTCAGCAGAACTGATCAAAAAACTAGAAGAAACAATTGAAAATATTCCTGATTTTCCGATTCCGGGAATACAGTTTAAGGATATTTCACCCATTTTTTTAGATCCGAAACTTTACGAAGATGTGATTGCAGATCTTGCAGCCTTCAGTAAAGGAAAAGTAGATGCAGTCTGCGGAATCGAAAGCCGTGGTTATTTGTTTGGAATCGCTATTGCCGTAGCATTGGAAGTTCCTTTCATTCTGATCAGAAAAGCAGGAAAACTACCCCCTCCCGTCATTTCAGAAAAATATGATCTGGAATATGGAAGCGCTATTATTGAAACCCGTGAAGGACAAATAAAGCCAGGACAAAGAATTTTGATTCATGATGATCTTTTAGCAACCGGAGGAACTACTGAAGCAGCAGCTAAATTGGTAGAAAAACAGGGCGCAACTGTTTCCCAATTCAGTTTCCTTATTGGCTTAAAAGATTTGAATGGTGATGAAAAATTGAAAAAATTTGGTGCAGAAGTGTATCATGTTTTAGGATATTAA
- a CDS encoding c-type cytochrome: protein MKKNVLKITAVLGLTTVLLNSCGPKDNTPLVYFPDMYFPVAYDPLMKAQDAYSDHENEIPAFVKNSGATGLAPVEGSVSQNKDGVFEESLLPKNVDEYNAGYDASKKLTVSPLNPANAAKDIERGKILFDHTCAACHGTGGDGQGPIVQSGAFSGVPNYADREITVGSVHYVLTNGRNAMGSYAGQLNAGDRWRVALYVMSAFKKGAAAPAAATAAAAATTETTTETKK from the coding sequence ATGAAAAAGAATGTATTAAAAATTACAGCGGTTTTAGGTTTAACAACGGTTTTACTTAACTCTTGTGGACCAAAGGACAATACTCCGCTGGTATATTTCCCGGATATGTATTTTCCGGTAGCTTATGATCCATTGATGAAAGCACAGGATGCTTATTCAGATCATGAAAATGAAATTCCTGCTTTTGTTAAAAATAGTGGTGCAACAGGTCTTGCTCCAGTAGAAGGATCTGTTTCTCAAAATAAAGATGGCGTTTTTGAAGAAAGCTTACTACCTAAAAATGTTGACGAGTACAACGCTGGGTATGATGCTTCTAAAAAACTTACAGTATCTCCTCTAAATCCAGCTAATGCAGCAAAGGATATTGAAAGAGGAAAAATCTTGTTTGATCACACTTGTGCGGCATGTCACGGAACAGGAGGTGATGGACAAGGACCTATCGTACAAAGTGGGGCATTCTCTGGAGTACCCAACTATGCAGACAGAGAAATTACTGTAGGATCTGTTCATTATGTATTAACAAACGGTAGAAATGCCATGGGATCTTATGCGGGACAACTGAACGCAGGAGACAGATGGAGAGTAGCATTGTATGTGATGAGTGCTTTCAAAAAAGGAGCAGCAGCACCGGCAGCAGCTACAGCGGCGGCAGCAGCAACAACTGAAACGACTACCGAAACTAAAAAATAA
- a CDS encoding DUF3341 domain-containing protein: MSTTKIVYGLYADDDDLMNGVKAFNDKGIAINEVYTPFPVHGLDKALGLKKTRISDAAFLYALYGVTIGATVTWYVMNHDWPQNIGGKPAFDWAHNMPAFVVPMFELMVFCAAHMMSLTFLVRNKMYPGAPAQNPDPRTTDDKFMMEFVTEDVESVKQLLIETGVEEITVKDA; the protein is encoded by the coding sequence ATGAGCACCACTAAAATTGTATACGGACTTTATGCTGACGACGACGATTTAATGAACGGCGTTAAGGCATTCAACGATAAAGGAATCGCTATAAACGAAGTGTATACTCCGTTTCCGGTTCACGGACTAGACAAGGCTTTAGGGTTAAAGAAAACCAGAATTTCTGATGCCGCATTCTTATATGCTCTTTACGGTGTTACTATCGGTGCTACTGTAACTTGGTATGTGATGAATCATGACTGGCCACAGAATATCGGTGGTAAACCAGCTTTTGACTGGGCACACAACATGCCGGCATTCGTAGTTCCAATGTTTGAATTAATGGTATTCTGTGCTGCTCACATGATGTCTTTAACTTTCTTGGTTAGAAACAAAATGTATCCAGGAGCTCCTGCTCAGAACCCAGACCCGAGAACTACTGATGATAAATTCATGATGGAATTTGTAACTGAAGATGTAGAATCTGTAAAACAGTTGCTTATTGAAACTGGAGTTGAAGAAATAACTGTTAAAGACGCTTAA
- the nrfD gene encoding NrfD/PsrC family molybdoenzyme membrane anchor subunit, producing the protein MSGHYEAPIREPLIIGHKTYHDITEDIARPIEERAGKLWWISLYAALVLFLYGFGCIAYTIGTGIGAWGLNRTINWGWDITNFVWWVGIGHAGTLISAVLLLFRQRWRMSVNRSAEAMTIFAVVQAAIFPVIHMGRVWVGYWVFPLPNQFGSLWGNFNSPLLWDVFAISTYFSVSTVFWFMGLIPDFAMIRDRAKTPWTKKIYTFLAFGWGGKAKHWQRFEELSLVLAGLATPLVFSVHTTVSFDFATSVIKGWHSTIYPPYFVAGAIFSGFAMVQTLLLIARKVCHLEDYITMYHIEIMNIVIVLTGGMVTVAYATEYFIGWYSGSRFEDFTYLSPGAAVGPYWWAFWSLIICNLVIPASFWFKRARTNIIWTFIVALIINIGMWFERFDIIVINLSRDYLPGSWTMFKPTIIDVGVYLGTIGFFSVLFLLYARTFPVIAQAELKSILKISGETYKAKEGDEHH; encoded by the coding sequence ATGTCAGGACATTACGAAGCTCCGATAAGGGAACCTCTAATTATTGGTCACAAAACTTATCACGATATTACAGAAGATATCGCACGACCTATCGAAGAAAGAGCAGGTAAATTATGGTGGATCTCATTATATGCTGCACTAGTTCTATTCCTCTATGGATTCGGCTGTATCGCTTACACTATCGGGACAGGTATTGGAGCATGGGGGCTTAACAGAACTATTAACTGGGGTTGGGATATTACCAACTTCGTATGGTGGGTAGGTATCGGTCACGCCGGGACCCTAATCTCCGCAGTATTATTATTATTTAGACAGAGATGGAGAATGTCTGTAAACAGATCTGCAGAGGCGATGACGATCTTTGCGGTTGTACAGGCAGCAATCTTCCCTGTAATCCACATGGGTAGAGTTTGGGTTGGATACTGGGTATTCCCTTTACCAAACCAATTCGGTTCTCTTTGGGGGAACTTCAACTCTCCTCTACTTTGGGACGTATTTGCGATCTCGACGTATTTCTCAGTATCAACTGTATTCTGGTTCATGGGACTAATCCCTGACTTTGCAATGATTAGAGATAGAGCTAAAACCCCTTGGACTAAGAAAATTTATACATTCCTAGCATTCGGTTGGGGTGGTAAAGCAAAACACTGGCAAAGATTCGAAGAACTTTCTTTGGTTCTTGCAGGTTTGGCAACTCCACTTGTATTCTCAGTACACACTACCGTATCTTTTGACTTCGCAACTTCAGTTATTAAAGGATGGCACTCAACAATCTACCCTCCTTATTTCGTAGCTGGTGCGATTTTCTCAGGATTTGCAATGGTACAAACACTATTGTTAATTGCAAGAAAAGTTTGTCACTTAGAAGACTATATTACAATGTATCATATCGAAATTATGAACATCGTAATCGTTCTTACAGGTGGTATGGTAACTGTAGCTTATGCTACTGAATATTTCATCGGATGGTACTCAGGATCTAGATTTGAAGATTTTACATATCTTTCTCCAGGTGCTGCTGTAGGACCTTACTGGTGGGCATTCTGGTCATTGATCATCTGTAACCTTGTGATTCCTGCTTCTTTCTGGTTCAAAAGAGCGAGAACGAACATTATCTGGACATTCATTGTTGCATTAATCATCAACATCGGTATGTGGTTTGAGCGTTTTGATATCATCGTTATCAACCTTTCAAGAGACTACTTACCAGGATCATGGACAATGTTTAAGCCAACGATCATTGATGTGGGTGTATATTTAGGAACTATCGGATTCTTCTCTGTTTTGTTCTTATTATACGCAAGAACATTCCCTGTAATTGCACAGGCTGAATTAAAATCGATTCTGAAAATTTCAGGTGAAACTTATAAAGCAAAAGAAGGAGATGAGCACCACTAA
- a CDS encoding TAT-variant-translocated molybdopterin oxidoreductase, with product MASNKIQFRSIHELKDPALNGKLALKEFQEEIPVEDFLGDAEKNGSSTSRRDFLKLLGFSTAAVTLAACEAPVIKTIPYVVKPHDIIPGVPNYYASTYFDGFDFASVLVKTREGRPIKIEPNPAGGDLGKTNARAQASVLSLYDNDKVKQPKLDGKDETFDKVDSFVIKGLEEAKASGKKIVVLSHSFASPTFKKLFAEFKAKYPTAELVTYDAFPYSAGLDAAQEVFGQRALPVYDLKGSELVVAFQADFLGDYNASSLETSYAAARKPGASMLRHIQVESNLSLTGANADSRYRLKPSAVNKTLVEVYNAIVGAGTSDKTATEIANELKAKGSKAVVFADGSKGAQVLAHLINQKLGSVAFTGKANLLKEFNGARYQEFLGWVNGGQVGVLVTNNVDPIYSHPKGEDFKKSLSKVPYVVAVADKKNEMYKAAKAVIPVANWLESWGDIEPQTGVYSLMQPTIQKIYKSRQIEESLLVWKNGKNNAANNYYDYLKASSASLLGSTSFNKALYNGINASTNTATLSYAGGNAAQAVAELGNFKASELELVLYTKTSMGDGTQSNNPWLQELPDPITRMSWDNYLTISPKDAEKFAIDNDLNARMQLDGSIVNLTVNGVKIENVPVFVQPGQAEGSVGLALGYGKKNSGATADTGVNAYPLFDGSNLALSGVKIEKTGEDHEFAGIQLQNTLMGRYEIAKEVPLAEFINVAFDDEHKGWNKPLEYHTISGALPARKIDLWDAFDDTDGPHFNLSIDLNSCTGCGACIIACQAENNVPVVGKEEVRMSRDMYWLRIDRYYSSRQKVEVYEGLKEGMAVPELYGTAFGDGGALNHPADNPDVIFQPVMCQHCNHAPCETVCPVAATSHGKQGQNHMAYNRCIGTRYCANNCPYKVRRFNWFTYNLNDKFDFNMNNDLGRMVLNPDVVVRTRGVMEKCSMCIQMTQNTILEAKKEGRKVKDGEFQTACSKACSTGAMTFGDMNDKDSAIREQYASNRRYYLLEEIGTKPNVFYHTKVRNRVEN from the coding sequence ATGGCTTCAAACAAAATACAATTCAGAAGTATTCATGAACTTAAAGACCCAGCTTTAAATGGTAAGCTGGCTCTTAAAGAGTTTCAGGAAGAAATTCCGGTAGAAGATTTCCTTGGAGATGCTGAGAAAAACGGATCAAGTACTTCAAGAAGAGATTTCCTTAAATTGCTAGGATTCTCTACAGCAGCAGTTACTTTAGCTGCCTGCGAAGCTCCGGTAATCAAAACGATTCCTTATGTGGTAAAGCCGCATGATATTATTCCGGGAGTCCCTAATTATTACGCTTCAACATATTTTGACGGTTTCGACTTTGCTAGTGTTTTAGTAAAAACCCGTGAAGGTAGACCCATCAAAATTGAACCAAACCCGGCTGGTGGCGATTTAGGTAAAACTAACGCAAGAGCTCAGGCAAGTGTACTTTCTCTTTATGATAATGATAAAGTAAAGCAGCCTAAACTAGACGGTAAAGACGAAACTTTCGATAAAGTAGACAGCTTCGTTATTAAAGGTTTAGAAGAAGCTAAAGCGTCTGGCAAAAAGATTGTGGTTTTATCACACTCTTTTGCTTCACCAACTTTCAAAAAGTTATTCGCTGAATTCAAAGCTAAATATCCTACAGCTGAATTAGTAACTTATGATGCTTTCCCTTACTCTGCAGGATTAGATGCAGCTCAGGAAGTATTCGGACAAAGAGCATTGCCTGTTTATGACCTTAAAGGTTCTGAATTGGTAGTTGCTTTCCAGGCTGATTTCTTAGGAGACTATAACGCTTCAAGCTTAGAAACTTCTTATGCAGCAGCTAGAAAACCGGGAGCAAGCATGTTGAGACACATCCAGGTGGAATCTAACCTGTCATTAACTGGTGCTAATGCTGACTCAAGATACAGATTAAAACCAAGTGCTGTAAACAAAACATTAGTTGAAGTTTACAATGCAATCGTAGGTGCTGGTACTTCTGATAAGACTGCAACTGAAATTGCTAACGAATTGAAAGCAAAAGGAAGCAAAGCTGTTGTTTTTGCTGACGGTTCTAAAGGAGCACAGGTTTTAGCACACTTAATCAACCAGAAATTAGGTTCAGTAGCTTTCACAGGTAAAGCAAACTTACTGAAAGAATTTAACGGTGCAAGATACCAGGAATTCCTTGGATGGGTAAACGGTGGACAAGTTGGTGTATTAGTTACAAACAACGTAGACCCTATCTACTCTCATCCAAAAGGAGAAGATTTCAAAAAATCTTTATCAAAAGTTCCTTACGTAGTTGCAGTAGCAGATAAGAAAAATGAAATGTACAAAGCAGCGAAAGCTGTAATTCCTGTAGCTAACTGGCTAGAGTCTTGGGGAGATATCGAACCACAGACAGGAGTATATTCATTGATGCAGCCTACCATCCAGAAAATCTACAAATCAAGACAGATTGAAGAGTCTCTATTGGTTTGGAAGAATGGTAAAAACAATGCCGCAAACAATTACTACGATTATTTAAAAGCAAGCTCAGCTTCACTTTTAGGTAGTACTTCTTTCAACAAAGCATTGTACAACGGTATCAACGCTTCTACAAACACAGCAACTTTATCTTATGCAGGTGGAAACGCTGCACAGGCTGTTGCTGAACTAGGAAACTTTAAAGCTTCTGAATTAGAATTAGTATTATACACTAAGACTTCAATGGGAGATGGTACTCAGTCGAACAACCCTTGGTTGCAAGAATTACCTGACCCAATTACAAGAATGTCTTGGGATAACTACCTTACAATTTCTCCTAAAGACGCAGAGAAGTTTGCAATTGACAACGATCTTAATGCAAGAATGCAGTTAGATGGTTCTATTGTAAACCTTACTGTAAACGGAGTTAAAATAGAAAACGTTCCTGTATTTGTACAGCCAGGACAAGCTGAAGGATCTGTAGGTCTTGCACTTGGTTATGGTAAGAAAAACTCAGGAGCAACTGCAGATACAGGGGTAAACGCTTATCCTTTATTTGATGGTTCTAACCTTGCTCTTTCAGGTGTTAAAATAGAGAAGACAGGAGAAGACCACGAATTTGCAGGTATCCAGCTTCAAAATACATTAATGGGTCGTTATGAAATCGCTAAGGAAGTTCCTTTAGCTGAATTCATTAACGTTGCTTTTGATGATGAACACAAGGGATGGAATAAGCCTTTGGAATACCACACGATCAGTGGAGCACTTCCAGCGAGAAAAATCGACCTTTGGGATGCTTTCGATGATACGGATGGACCTCACTTCAACTTATCTATCGACTTGAACTCTTGTACTGGTTGTGGAGCATGTATTATTGCTTGTCAGGCAGAGAACAACGTTCCTGTAGTAGGAAAAGAAGAAGTAAGAATGTCAAGAGATATGTACTGGTTAAGAATTGACCGTTACTATTCATCAAGACAAAAGGTAGAAGTATACGAAGGATTGAAAGAAGGAATGGCTGTACCAGAATTGTATGGTACTGCGTTCGGAGACGGAGGAGCATTAAACCACCCTGCAGACAACCCGGATGTAATCTTCCAACCTGTAATGTGTCAGCACTGTAACCACGCTCCATGTGAAACTGTATGTCCAGTAGCGGCTACTTCACACGGTAAGCAAGGTCAAAACCATATGGCTTACAACAGATGTATCGGTACAAGATATTGTGCAAACAACTGTCCGTACAAAGTAAGACGTTTCAACTGGTTTACTTATAACCTAAATGACAAGTTCGATTTCAACATGAACAACGATTTAGGAAGAATGGTACTTAACCCGGATGTAGTTGTAAGAACTAGAGGGGTAATGGAGAAATGTTCAATGTGTATCCAAATGACTCAGAATACTATTCTTGAGGCTAAGAAAGAGGGAAGAAAAGTGAAGGATGGAGAATTCCAGACTGCTTGTTCTAAAGCTTGTTCTACCGGAGCAATGACATTTGGAGACATGAATGATAAAGATTCTGCAATTAGAGAGCAATATGCATCTAACAGAAGATATTATTTACTAGAGGAGATCGGCACAAAACCAAACGTGTTCTATCATACTAAAGTAAGAAACAGAGTAGAAAATTAA
- a CDS encoding c-type cytochrome, translating into MISWRKHYKKTLIAIGLLLSTSASFYGQDGDPKNGEKLFKANCTACHALDKQVVGPPLKGVVERVKTEGGVDKDWLHKWIKDNKALRASGDKYANEIFEKFNKTEMQVFPNLTDKDIDDILAFTTNPPAPEEKKPEATPATDAAAAAPADKTTTNVVIISLLAIAGLLVWILVKLRQLVKLGQSEDLAGLNETRVRSFSEMYEKFHYIGKGLLAILAILAAYGVWNWLMWIGVYKGYKPEQPIYFSHKIHAGEQKIDCQLCHSSAKYGKVSEIPSMNVCMNCHRTISEYNADHYMEPGKDKAFYDGEIQKIYAATGWDPAKQQYTGKTQPVEWTRIHNMPDFVYFNHSQHVIAGEQAIINSFNKKNPNNKIDVVCKACHGKIDTMNVVQMANDFTMGWCIECHRTTEVDMNNGYNKEYFKNLHDKLKKQYPQDGGKITVDAIGGLECGKCHY; encoded by the coding sequence ATGATTAGTTGGAGAAAGCATTATAAAAAAACGTTGATCGCAATAGGCTTATTGCTATCAACCAGTGCTTCATTTTACGGGCAAGACGGCGATCCTAAAAACGGAGAGAAACTTTTCAAAGCGAATTGTACTGCATGTCACGCGCTGGACAAACAAGTTGTTGGACCACCATTAAAGGGGGTTGTAGAACGAGTAAAGACAGAAGGTGGTGTAGACAAAGATTGGCTTCACAAGTGGATCAAAGACAACAAAGCTCTGAGAGCTTCTGGGGATAAATACGCCAATGAGATTTTTGAAAAGTTTAATAAGACTGAAATGCAGGTCTTTCCAAATCTTACAGATAAGGATATTGACGACATTTTAGCTTTCACGACTAATCCTCCTGCTCCGGAAGAGAAAAAGCCGGAAGCAACTCCTGCAACTGACGCCGCTGCGGCAGCACCTGCAGACAAAACTACTACAAACGTTGTTATCATTTCACTTTTAGCGATCGCAGGTTTACTGGTTTGGATCTTAGTAAAACTAAGACAATTGGTAAAACTGGGTCAATCTGAAGATTTAGCTGGGCTTAACGAAACAAGAGTTCGTTCTTTCAGTGAAATGTATGAGAAGTTCCACTACATTGGTAAAGGTTTATTAGCAATTCTTGCTATTTTAGCTGCTTATGGAGTATGGAACTGGTTGATGTGGATTGGGGTTTACAAAGGTTACAAACCTGAGCAGCCTATCTACTTCTCTCACAAAATTCACGCTGGAGAACAAAAAATTGACTGTCAGCTATGTCACTCTAGTGCTAAATACGGAAAAGTATCTGAAATTCCTTCTATGAACGTTTGTATGAACTGTCACAGAACAATTTCCGAATATAACGCAGATCACTACATGGAGCCAGGAAAAGATAAGGCATTCTATGACGGAGAAATCCAGAAGATCTACGCGGCAACAGGTTGGGATCCTGCAAAACAACAGTACACAGGAAAAACACAACCGGTTGAATGGACAAGAATCCACAACATGCCAGACTTCGTTTACTTCAACCACTCACAGCACGTAATTGCTGGAGAACAAGCAATCATCAATTCTTTCAACAAAAAGAATCCTAACAACAAAATTGATGTTGTATGTAAAGCTTGTCACGGTAAAATTGATACAATGAATGTTGTTCAAATGGCTAACGACTTTACTATGGGATGGTGTATCGAGTGCCACAGAACGACTGAAGTTGATATGAACAACGGTTATAATAAAGAGTACTTCAAAAATCTACATGACAAGTTGAAAAAACAATATCCACAAGATGGAGGTAAGATCACTGTAGATGCAATTGGAGGTCTTGAGTGTGGTAAATGTCATTATTAA
- a CDS encoding SPOR domain-containing protein produces MKNLIKIFSILSLFGFYNIEAQQVVKKDTLSGTELVMTMDSKINAALEGIEGKCAKVTPANYPKDSGSNDIGVSTGINTKPPKIFVPSRELTNAEICKKNPRILGFKIQITTVKSNEEANEVKSYFRKRFPNLKVETDASLRPNYKILAGSYFTKQSAAGDLSRIREYFKSAVAVQYRIFCAEAK; encoded by the coding sequence ATGAAAAATTTGATTAAAATATTTTCGATATTATCACTATTTGGTTTTTATAATATTGAAGCCCAGCAAGTTGTTAAAAAAGATACCCTTTCGGGTACGGAACTTGTTATGACAATGGATTCCAAAATAAATGCAGCTTTGGAAGGAATTGAAGGAAAATGTGCTAAAGTTACTCCCGCAAATTATCCTAAAGATTCCGGTTCCAATGATATTGGAGTTTCTACAGGGATCAATACAAAACCTCCCAAAATCTTTGTGCCGAGCAGAGAACTTACGAATGCTGAAATTTGTAAGAAAAATCCTAGAATTTTAGGTTTTAAAATTCAGATTACTACTGTGAAAAGTAACGAAGAAGCCAATGAAGTAAAGTCTTATTTCAGAAAAAGATTCCCTAACCTTAAAGTGGAAACGGATGCTTCTTTAAGACCTAACTACAAGATTTTGGCAGGAAGTTATTTCACAAAACAAAGTGCGGCTGGTGATCTTTCAAGAATCAGAGAATATTTTAAATCTGCGGTAGCTGTACAGTACAGAATTTTCTGTGCGGAAGCAAAATAG